A single Triticum dicoccoides isolate Atlit2015 ecotype Zavitan chromosome 2A, WEW_v2.0, whole genome shotgun sequence DNA region contains:
- the LOC119356336 gene encoding uncharacterized protein LOC119356336, producing MRGVGGPLLTVSDLLSDLAVEGGDDHLDGGGDASVPSSPLAAHQVEEADPSELQRLFAEDYDNLMKSLQENDPSWPSLMLKLCRALKTSDKLLSCANVKAEQLLEKVEKLEHVLERGDRAVGSIIEVLQSMQLTEDHQTSKSHPPSK from the exons ATGCGGGGAGTCGGAGGTCCACTGCTCACTGTCAGCGATCTCTTGAGCGACCTCGCCGTCGAAGGAGGCGACGACCACCTCGACGGCGGAGGCGACGCCTCTGTTCCCTCTTCCCCCTTGGCAGCGCATCAGGTGGAGGAGGCCGACCCCTCCGAGCTCCAGCGGCTCTTCGCG GAAGACTATGACAATTTGATGAAGTCGCTACAGGAGAATGACCCTTCGTGGCCTTCCCTGATGCTGAAG TTGTGCAGGGCGTTGAAGACTTCCGATAAGCTGCTGAGCTGCGCGAATGTGAAAGCTGAGCAGCTGCTAGAGAAGGTGGAGAAACTGGAGCATGTCTTAGAGAGGGGAGATCGTGCAGTGGGATCAATCATAGAGGTTCTTCAGAGCATGCAGCTCACCGAGGATCATCAGACCTCCAAATCGCACCCACCTAGCAAGTAG